The following proteins come from a genomic window of Astatotilapia calliptera chromosome 11, fAstCal1.2, whole genome shotgun sequence:
- the LOC113032321 gene encoding uncharacterized protein LOC113032321 isoform X1, protein MSRRTTPLQDAINHILARRDKNSMLEIKFINSVKGRGIFTLANFKQGDFVVEYRGELIDATEAEHRRNLYPSACSVFMFDFIWKQKTLCIDGALEDGSFGRLVNDEHRTPNCRMKLIEAEGKPHLCLFALKEIAAGSEITYDYGGKEWPWRKKLKIASIPSGQQCVAEPIAHDVEHHVISTDSFTDRELKAECQSSRPTADNSEHEVHSVGGQRGTSSLKELIGEVGVQYQELSPQAFSEELTSESKSKEVPQSSRAVPNDSACELKIASIPSGQQCVAEPIAHDVEHHVISTDSFTDRELRAECQSSRPTADNSEHEVHSVGGQRGTSSLKELIGEVGVQYQELSPQAFSEELTSESKSKEVPQSSRAVPNDSACELKIASIPSGQQCVAEPIAHDVEHHVISTDSFTDRELRAECQSSRPTADNSEHECTIHRLVFESVKLDKCGICHSPLTAIRWHGLRCKQCRCVWHKICLQTSSEDWDMSDGDVSSDEEYIPNSASDSESSGTELSIELPGPSKNSHAASMPDLCVTFAEKEQTMDVKNNFEHILNDLETTDDLHPDQEPDSSESCQQKTKDACSEKSTVDMLCQNESPTKSTKLIKSTVNFCFVCGKPQTKFARHLETHENENAEVAQVLQLPKSSKDRKVNLERLRNLGNFKHNSAVKTTGSGCLKVKRISKKSSSSAETYEYCLYCKGMISRKEVSRHMKRCALRPENNAEEKLKDRVFGIASTQSTMSQPISSELYSVLGKMHKDDVSSAIRNDHYIMQLAQSLFNKHGSDRSKHEYIRQKVRELGRLLVTLRHTTRIHNMEEAIKPANFFILTNAVKRVSGFDTETSTFKAPSLALKLGHSLRKISDIIMCRALMEEDQEAIDSIRRFHTLHETKWSELVSHSALSNLSEAKYNKVDSLPLTRDVQKLQLYLGQQVESAREKLGDNPTVGTYAALAKVILCQVILFNRRREGEVARMTVKNFEDRDMSKLNDDISSGLTEVEKRLCQQFARVELKGKKGRKVAVILTSDMTDNLSLLVSKRKECGVSENNMYLFAIPCSDGHYRGQFGQFADACGAEHPQNLRSTNLRKQIATISQVMNLKDNELDQLADFLGHDIRVHREYYRLPQSTIQLAKISKLLMAMEKGSVKDIQGKTLDEIGDDIDGMATGSQQLPDASTLREKSINDNEEILTSVTSDLPHFSETAAQDDQGNDACVTSGSPPVPDSVTKGLCVSSRRCVKRPWSEEEIGAVMKHMKPFIENGITVTNQQCLKCKEKEQPILETRSIQNIRDFVRNRGLAFKKKK, encoded by the exons ATGTCACGGAGAACTACTCCCCTTCAGGATGCCATTAATCACATCCTTGCAAGAAGAGACAAGAATTCAATGTTAGAAATCAAATTTATTAATTCAGTTAAAG GTCGTGGCATCTTCACTTTAGCCAATTTCAAACAAGGAGACTTCGTGGTCGAGTATAGAGGGGAGCTTATTGATGCAACTGAAGCTGAACACAGACGTAACCTGTACCCCAGCGCATGTTCAGTCTTCATGTTTGACTTCATATGGAAGCAGAAGACATTGTg TATTGATGGAGCACTTGAAGATGGGTCATTTGGGCGACTAGTAAACGATGAACACAGGACACCAAATTGCAGAATGAAGTTGATTGAAGCAGAAGGGAAGCCACATCTCTGCCTTTTTGCACTGAAGGAAATTGCGGCAGGAAGTGAAATTACTTATGACTATGGTGGGAAAGAATGGCCCTGGCGGAAAAAG CTAAAGATCGCAAGCATCCCTTCTGGTCAACAGTGTGTTGCAGAGCCTATTGCCCATGACGTGGAGCACCATGTGATCTCTACAGACTCATTCACAG ACAGAGAATTAAAAGCAGAGTGTCAGTCATCTAGACCTACAGCAGACAACTCTGAGCATGAG GTGCATTCTGTTGGAGGTCAGCGTGGCACTTCTTCTCTGAAAGAGTTAATTGGTGAAGTTGGTGTCCAGTATCAGGAGTTGTCACCCCAAGCGTTCTCAGAAGAACTTACCAGTG AGAGCAAATCGAAAGAGGTGCCACAATCATCCAGAGCTGTGCCTAACGACTCTGCTTGTGAG CTAAAGATCGCAAGCATCCCTTCTGGTCAACAGTGTGTTGCAGAGCCTATTGCCCATGACGTGGAGCACCATGTGATCTCTACAGACTCATTCACAG ACAGAGAATTAAGAGCAGAGTGTCAGTCATCTAGACCTACAGCAGACAACTCTGAGCATGAG GTGCATTCTGTTGGAGGTCAGCGTGGCACTTCTTCTCTGAAAGAGTTAATTGGTGAAGTTGGTGTCCAGTATCAGGAGTTGTCACCCCAAGCGTTCTCAGAAGAACTTACCAGTG AGAGCAAATCGAAAGAGGTGCCACAATCATCCAGAGCTGTGCCTAACGACTCTGCTTGTGAG CTAAAGATCGCAAGCATCCCTTCTGGTCAACAGTGTGTTGCAGAGCCTATTGCCCATGACGTGGAGCACCATGTGATCTCTACAGACTCATTCACAG ACAGAGAATTAAGAGCAGAGTGTCAGTCATCTAGACCTACAGCAGACAACTCTGAGCATGAG tGTACAATTCATAGGCTGGTATTTGAATCGGTGAAACTTGACAAATGCGGGATATGCCATTCACCTTTGACAGCTATCAGATGGCACGGTCTAAGATGCAAGC AATGCCGTTGTGTGTGGCATAAGATCTGCCTCCAGACATCTTCAGAAGACTGGGATATGTCCGAC GGTGATGTCTCATCTGATGAAGAATACATCCCAAATTCTGCATCAGATTCAGAAAGCTCAGGAACAGAGTTGTCTATTGAGTTACCTGGACCATCAAAAAACTCCCATGCTGCTAGCATGCCTGATTTATGCGTTACTTTTGCTGAAAAAGAACAGACCATGGATGTTAAGAACAACTTtgagcacattttgaatgaTCTTGAAACTACTGATGATCTTCATCCCGACCAAGAACCAGACAGCTCAGAGTCATGccagcagaaaacaaaagatgcaTGTAGCGAAAAGAGTACTGTGGATATGCTGTGCCAAAATGAATCCCCAACCAAGTCAACAAAATTAATCAAAAGCACagtcaatttttgttttgtatgtggAAAACCTCAAACAAAATTTGCACGTCATCTGGAGAcgcatgaaaatgaaaatgctgaAGTCGCCCAGGTGCTTCAGTTACCCAAATCATCAAAGGACAGAAAAGTTAATCTTGAAAGGTTACGAAACCTTGGTAACTTCAAGCACAACTCTGCTGTTAAAACCACAGGATCAGGTTGTCTTAAAGTGAAAAGGATCTCaaaaaagagcagcagcagcgctgAGACATACGAGTACTGCTTATACTGTAAGGGTATGATATCCAGAAAAGAAGTTTCTCGGCATATGAAAAGATGTGCTTTAAGACCAGAGAATAATGCTGAAGAGAAGCTGAAAGATAGAGTCTTTGGTATAGCATCTACTCAATCCACAATGTCTCAGCCAATTTCAAGTGAACTCTACTCAGTACTGGGCAAGATGCACAAGGATGATGTGTCTAGTGCAATAAGGAATGATCATTATATTATGCAGTTGGCTCAGTCTCTTTTTAATAAGCATGGAAGTGACAGATCAAAGCATGAGTATATAAGACAGAAAGTAAGGGAACTTGGGAGATTACTTGTGACTTTGCGTCACACAACAAGAATCCATAATATGGAAGAGGCAATAAAACCAGCCAACTTCTTTATTCTTACTAATGCTGTCAAGAGAGTTTCAGGTTTTGATACTGAAACCAGCACATTCAAAGCCCCAAGTTTGGCCCTGAAGCTTGGACATTCTCTCAGAAAAATAAGTGATATTATCATGTGTCGTGCTCTCATGGAAGAGGATCAAGAGGCGATCGATTCAATCAGGAGGTTTCACACACTTCATGAAACAAAGTGGTCTGAATTAGTTTCCCATTCAGCCTTATCAAACCTGAGTGAGGCAAAATACAACAAGGTCGACAGCCTTCCACTGACCAGAGATGTTCAGAAGCTGCAGTTATATCTTGGTCAGCAAGTGGAATCGGCTAGGGAGAAACTAGGTGATAACCCAACAGTAGGAACTTATGCAGCACTAGCAAAGGTGATCCTTTGTCAAGTGATTTTGTTCAATAGGAGGAGGGAAGGTGAAGTAGCACGTATGACTGTCAAAAATTTTGAAGATCGTGACATGTCCAAACTAAACGATGACATCAGCTCTGGGCTTACAGAAGTTGAGAAAAGGCTTTGCCAACAGTTTGCCAGAGTGGaactgaaggggaaaaaaggacgaAAGGTGGCTGTGATCCTGACTTCTGATATGACCGATAACCTGTCACTCCTCGTTAGTAAGAGGAAAGAGTGCGGGGTATCTGAAAACAATATGTACCTTTTCGCCATTCCTTGTAGTGATGGTCACTACAGAGGGCAGTTTGGTCAGTTTGCAGATGCTTGCGGAGCTGAACATCCTCAGAACCTCAGATCAACTAACCTTCGCAAACAGATTGCCACGATAAGCCAAGTCATGAACTTGAAAGATAATGAACTAGACCAGCTGGCCGATTTCCTCGGCCATGACATTAGGGTCCATAGAGAATACTATCGACTGCCCCAATCAACAATTCAGCTGGCTAAGATCTCCAAGTTGCTCATGGCCATGGAGAAGGGAAGTGTGAAGGATATTCAAGGAAAAACTCTGGATGAAATTGGTG aTGACATAGATGGGATGGCTACTGGATCACAGCAACTCCCTGATGCTTCCACATTGCGAG
- the LOC113032321 gene encoding uncharacterized protein LOC113032321 isoform X4, with protein sequence MSRRTTPLQDAINHILARRDKNSMLEIKFINSVKGRGIFTLANFKQGDFVVEYRGELIDATEAEHRRNLYPSACSVFMFDFIWKQKTLCIDGALEDGSFGRLVNDEHRTPNCRMKLIEAEGKPHLCLFALKEIAAGSEITYDYGGKEWPWRKKLKIASIPSGQQCVAEPIAHDVEHHVISTDSFTDRELKAECQSSRPTADNSEHEVHSVGGQRGTSSLKELIGEVGVQYQELSPQAFSEELTSESKSKEVPQSSRAVPNDSACELKIASIPSGQQCVAEPIAHDVEHHVISTDSFTDRELRAECQSSRPTADNSEHEVHSVGGQRGTSSLKELIGEVGVQYQELSPQAFSEELTSESKSKEVPQSSRAVPNDSACECTIHRLVFESVKLDKCGICHSPLTAIRWHGLRCKQCRCVWHKICLQTSSEDWDMSDGDVSSDEEYIPNSASDSESSGTELSIELPGPSKNSHAASMPDLCVTFAEKEQTMDVKNNFEHILNDLETTDDLHPDQEPDSSESCQQKTKDACSEKSTVDMLCQNESPTKSTKLIKSTVNFCFVCGKPQTKFARHLETHENENAEVAQVLQLPKSSKDRKVNLERLRNLGNFKHNSAVKTTGSGCLKVKRISKKSSSSAETYEYCLYCKGMISRKEVSRHMKRCALRPENNAEEKLKDRVFGIASTQSTMSQPISSELYSVLGKMHKDDVSSAIRNDHYIMQLAQSLFNKHGSDRSKHEYIRQKVRELGRLLVTLRHTTRIHNMEEAIKPANFFILTNAVKRVSGFDTETSTFKAPSLALKLGHSLRKISDIIMCRALMEEDQEAIDSIRRFHTLHETKWSELVSHSALSNLSEAKYNKVDSLPLTRDVQKLQLYLGQQVESAREKLGDNPTVGTYAALAKVILCQVILFNRRREGEVARMTVKNFEDRDMSKLNDDISSGLTEVEKRLCQQFARVELKGKKGRKVAVILTSDMTDNLSLLVSKRKECGVSENNMYLFAIPCSDGHYRGQFGQFADACGAEHPQNLRSTNLRKQIATISQVMNLKDNELDQLADFLGHDIRVHREYYRLPQSTIQLAKISKLLMAMEKGSVKDIQGKTLDEIGDDIDGMATGSQQLPDASTLREKSINDNEEILTSVTSDLPHFSETAAQDDQGNDACVTSGSPPVPDSVTKGLCVSSRRCVKRPWSEEEIGAVMKHMKPFIENGITVTNQQCLKCKEKEQPILETRSIQNIRDFVRNRGLAFKKKK encoded by the exons ATGTCACGGAGAACTACTCCCCTTCAGGATGCCATTAATCACATCCTTGCAAGAAGAGACAAGAATTCAATGTTAGAAATCAAATTTATTAATTCAGTTAAAG GTCGTGGCATCTTCACTTTAGCCAATTTCAAACAAGGAGACTTCGTGGTCGAGTATAGAGGGGAGCTTATTGATGCAACTGAAGCTGAACACAGACGTAACCTGTACCCCAGCGCATGTTCAGTCTTCATGTTTGACTTCATATGGAAGCAGAAGACATTGTg TATTGATGGAGCACTTGAAGATGGGTCATTTGGGCGACTAGTAAACGATGAACACAGGACACCAAATTGCAGAATGAAGTTGATTGAAGCAGAAGGGAAGCCACATCTCTGCCTTTTTGCACTGAAGGAAATTGCGGCAGGAAGTGAAATTACTTATGACTATGGTGGGAAAGAATGGCCCTGGCGGAAAAAG CTAAAGATCGCAAGCATCCCTTCTGGTCAACAGTGTGTTGCAGAGCCTATTGCCCATGACGTGGAGCACCATGTGATCTCTACAGACTCATTCACAG ACAGAGAATTAAAAGCAGAGTGTCAGTCATCTAGACCTACAGCAGACAACTCTGAGCATGAG GTGCATTCTGTTGGAGGTCAGCGTGGCACTTCTTCTCTGAAAGAGTTAATTGGTGAAGTTGGTGTCCAGTATCAGGAGTTGTCACCCCAAGCGTTCTCAGAAGAACTTACCAGTG AGAGCAAATCGAAAGAGGTGCCACAATCATCCAGAGCTGTGCCTAACGACTCTGCTTGTGAG CTAAAGATCGCAAGCATCCCTTCTGGTCAACAGTGTGTTGCAGAGCCTATTGCCCATGACGTGGAGCACCATGTGATCTCTACAGACTCATTCACAG ACAGAGAATTAAGAGCAGAGTGTCAGTCATCTAGACCTACAGCAGACAACTCTGAGCATGAG GTGCATTCTGTTGGAGGTCAGCGTGGCACTTCTTCTCTGAAAGAGTTAATTGGTGAAGTTGGTGTCCAGTATCAGGAGTTGTCACCCCAAGCGTTCTCAGAAGAACTTACCAGTG AGAGCAAATCGAAAGAGGTGCCACAATCATCCAGAGCTGTGCCTAACGACTCTGCTTGTGAG tGTACAATTCATAGGCTGGTATTTGAATCGGTGAAACTTGACAAATGCGGGATATGCCATTCACCTTTGACAGCTATCAGATGGCACGGTCTAAGATGCAAGC AATGCCGTTGTGTGTGGCATAAGATCTGCCTCCAGACATCTTCAGAAGACTGGGATATGTCCGAC GGTGATGTCTCATCTGATGAAGAATACATCCCAAATTCTGCATCAGATTCAGAAAGCTCAGGAACAGAGTTGTCTATTGAGTTACCTGGACCATCAAAAAACTCCCATGCTGCTAGCATGCCTGATTTATGCGTTACTTTTGCTGAAAAAGAACAGACCATGGATGTTAAGAACAACTTtgagcacattttgaatgaTCTTGAAACTACTGATGATCTTCATCCCGACCAAGAACCAGACAGCTCAGAGTCATGccagcagaaaacaaaagatgcaTGTAGCGAAAAGAGTACTGTGGATATGCTGTGCCAAAATGAATCCCCAACCAAGTCAACAAAATTAATCAAAAGCACagtcaatttttgttttgtatgtggAAAACCTCAAACAAAATTTGCACGTCATCTGGAGAcgcatgaaaatgaaaatgctgaAGTCGCCCAGGTGCTTCAGTTACCCAAATCATCAAAGGACAGAAAAGTTAATCTTGAAAGGTTACGAAACCTTGGTAACTTCAAGCACAACTCTGCTGTTAAAACCACAGGATCAGGTTGTCTTAAAGTGAAAAGGATCTCaaaaaagagcagcagcagcgctgAGACATACGAGTACTGCTTATACTGTAAGGGTATGATATCCAGAAAAGAAGTTTCTCGGCATATGAAAAGATGTGCTTTAAGACCAGAGAATAATGCTGAAGAGAAGCTGAAAGATAGAGTCTTTGGTATAGCATCTACTCAATCCACAATGTCTCAGCCAATTTCAAGTGAACTCTACTCAGTACTGGGCAAGATGCACAAGGATGATGTGTCTAGTGCAATAAGGAATGATCATTATATTATGCAGTTGGCTCAGTCTCTTTTTAATAAGCATGGAAGTGACAGATCAAAGCATGAGTATATAAGACAGAAAGTAAGGGAACTTGGGAGATTACTTGTGACTTTGCGTCACACAACAAGAATCCATAATATGGAAGAGGCAATAAAACCAGCCAACTTCTTTATTCTTACTAATGCTGTCAAGAGAGTTTCAGGTTTTGATACTGAAACCAGCACATTCAAAGCCCCAAGTTTGGCCCTGAAGCTTGGACATTCTCTCAGAAAAATAAGTGATATTATCATGTGTCGTGCTCTCATGGAAGAGGATCAAGAGGCGATCGATTCAATCAGGAGGTTTCACACACTTCATGAAACAAAGTGGTCTGAATTAGTTTCCCATTCAGCCTTATCAAACCTGAGTGAGGCAAAATACAACAAGGTCGACAGCCTTCCACTGACCAGAGATGTTCAGAAGCTGCAGTTATATCTTGGTCAGCAAGTGGAATCGGCTAGGGAGAAACTAGGTGATAACCCAACAGTAGGAACTTATGCAGCACTAGCAAAGGTGATCCTTTGTCAAGTGATTTTGTTCAATAGGAGGAGGGAAGGTGAAGTAGCACGTATGACTGTCAAAAATTTTGAAGATCGTGACATGTCCAAACTAAACGATGACATCAGCTCTGGGCTTACAGAAGTTGAGAAAAGGCTTTGCCAACAGTTTGCCAGAGTGGaactgaaggggaaaaaaggacgaAAGGTGGCTGTGATCCTGACTTCTGATATGACCGATAACCTGTCACTCCTCGTTAGTAAGAGGAAAGAGTGCGGGGTATCTGAAAACAATATGTACCTTTTCGCCATTCCTTGTAGTGATGGTCACTACAGAGGGCAGTTTGGTCAGTTTGCAGATGCTTGCGGAGCTGAACATCCTCAGAACCTCAGATCAACTAACCTTCGCAAACAGATTGCCACGATAAGCCAAGTCATGAACTTGAAAGATAATGAACTAGACCAGCTGGCCGATTTCCTCGGCCATGACATTAGGGTCCATAGAGAATACTATCGACTGCCCCAATCAACAATTCAGCTGGCTAAGATCTCCAAGTTGCTCATGGCCATGGAGAAGGGAAGTGTGAAGGATATTCAAGGAAAAACTCTGGATGAAATTGGTG aTGACATAGATGGGATGGCTACTGGATCACAGCAACTCCCTGATGCTTCCACATTGCGAG
- the LOC113032321 gene encoding uncharacterized protein LOC113032321 isoform X2, producing MSRRTTPLQDAINHILARRDKNSMLEIKFINSVKGRGIFTLANFKQGDFVVEYRGELIDATEAEHRRNLYPSACSVFMFDFIWKQKTLCIDGALEDGSFGRLVNDEHRTPNCRMKLIEAEGKPHLCLFALKEIAAGSEITYDYGGKEWPWRKKIASIPSGQQCVAEPIAHDVEHHVISTDSFTDRELKAECQSSRPTADNSEHEVHSVGGQRGTSSLKELIGEVGVQYQELSPQAFSEELTSESKSKEVPQSSRAVPNDSACELKIASIPSGQQCVAEPIAHDVEHHVISTDSFTDRELRAECQSSRPTADNSEHEVHSVGGQRGTSSLKELIGEVGVQYQELSPQAFSEELTSESKSKEVPQSSRAVPNDSACELKIASIPSGQQCVAEPIAHDVEHHVISTDSFTDRELRAECQSSRPTADNSEHECTIHRLVFESVKLDKCGICHSPLTAIRWHGLRCKQCRCVWHKICLQTSSEDWDMSDGDVSSDEEYIPNSASDSESSGTELSIELPGPSKNSHAASMPDLCVTFAEKEQTMDVKNNFEHILNDLETTDDLHPDQEPDSSESCQQKTKDACSEKSTVDMLCQNESPTKSTKLIKSTVNFCFVCGKPQTKFARHLETHENENAEVAQVLQLPKSSKDRKVNLERLRNLGNFKHNSAVKTTGSGCLKVKRISKKSSSSAETYEYCLYCKGMISRKEVSRHMKRCALRPENNAEEKLKDRVFGIASTQSTMSQPISSELYSVLGKMHKDDVSSAIRNDHYIMQLAQSLFNKHGSDRSKHEYIRQKVRELGRLLVTLRHTTRIHNMEEAIKPANFFILTNAVKRVSGFDTETSTFKAPSLALKLGHSLRKISDIIMCRALMEEDQEAIDSIRRFHTLHETKWSELVSHSALSNLSEAKYNKVDSLPLTRDVQKLQLYLGQQVESAREKLGDNPTVGTYAALAKVILCQVILFNRRREGEVARMTVKNFEDRDMSKLNDDISSGLTEVEKRLCQQFARVELKGKKGRKVAVILTSDMTDNLSLLVSKRKECGVSENNMYLFAIPCSDGHYRGQFGQFADACGAEHPQNLRSTNLRKQIATISQVMNLKDNELDQLADFLGHDIRVHREYYRLPQSTIQLAKISKLLMAMEKGSVKDIQGKTLDEIGDDIDGMATGSQQLPDASTLREKSINDNEEILTSVTSDLPHFSETAAQDDQGNDACVTSGSPPVPDSVTKGLCVSSRRCVKRPWSEEEIGAVMKHMKPFIENGITVTNQQCLKCKEKEQPILETRSIQNIRDFVRNRGLAFKKKK from the exons ATGTCACGGAGAACTACTCCCCTTCAGGATGCCATTAATCACATCCTTGCAAGAAGAGACAAGAATTCAATGTTAGAAATCAAATTTATTAATTCAGTTAAAG GTCGTGGCATCTTCACTTTAGCCAATTTCAAACAAGGAGACTTCGTGGTCGAGTATAGAGGGGAGCTTATTGATGCAACTGAAGCTGAACACAGACGTAACCTGTACCCCAGCGCATGTTCAGTCTTCATGTTTGACTTCATATGGAAGCAGAAGACATTGTg TATTGATGGAGCACTTGAAGATGGGTCATTTGGGCGACTAGTAAACGATGAACACAGGACACCAAATTGCAGAATGAAGTTGATTGAAGCAGAAGGGAAGCCACATCTCTGCCTTTTTGCACTGAAGGAAATTGCGGCAGGAAGTGAAATTACTTATGACTATGGTGGGAAAGAATGGCCCTGGCGGAAAAAG ATCGCAAGCATCCCTTCTGGTCAACAGTGTGTTGCAGAGCCTATTGCCCATGACGTGGAGCACCATGTGATCTCTACAGACTCATTCACAG ACAGAGAATTAAAAGCAGAGTGTCAGTCATCTAGACCTACAGCAGACAACTCTGAGCATGAG GTGCATTCTGTTGGAGGTCAGCGTGGCACTTCTTCTCTGAAAGAGTTAATTGGTGAAGTTGGTGTCCAGTATCAGGAGTTGTCACCCCAAGCGTTCTCAGAAGAACTTACCAGTG AGAGCAAATCGAAAGAGGTGCCACAATCATCCAGAGCTGTGCCTAACGACTCTGCTTGTGAG CTAAAGATCGCAAGCATCCCTTCTGGTCAACAGTGTGTTGCAGAGCCTATTGCCCATGACGTGGAGCACCATGTGATCTCTACAGACTCATTCACAG ACAGAGAATTAAGAGCAGAGTGTCAGTCATCTAGACCTACAGCAGACAACTCTGAGCATGAG GTGCATTCTGTTGGAGGTCAGCGTGGCACTTCTTCTCTGAAAGAGTTAATTGGTGAAGTTGGTGTCCAGTATCAGGAGTTGTCACCCCAAGCGTTCTCAGAAGAACTTACCAGTG AGAGCAAATCGAAAGAGGTGCCACAATCATCCAGAGCTGTGCCTAACGACTCTGCTTGTGAG CTAAAGATCGCAAGCATCCCTTCTGGTCAACAGTGTGTTGCAGAGCCTATTGCCCATGACGTGGAGCACCATGTGATCTCTACAGACTCATTCACAG ACAGAGAATTAAGAGCAGAGTGTCAGTCATCTAGACCTACAGCAGACAACTCTGAGCATGAG tGTACAATTCATAGGCTGGTATTTGAATCGGTGAAACTTGACAAATGCGGGATATGCCATTCACCTTTGACAGCTATCAGATGGCACGGTCTAAGATGCAAGC AATGCCGTTGTGTGTGGCATAAGATCTGCCTCCAGACATCTTCAGAAGACTGGGATATGTCCGAC GGTGATGTCTCATCTGATGAAGAATACATCCCAAATTCTGCATCAGATTCAGAAAGCTCAGGAACAGAGTTGTCTATTGAGTTACCTGGACCATCAAAAAACTCCCATGCTGCTAGCATGCCTGATTTATGCGTTACTTTTGCTGAAAAAGAACAGACCATGGATGTTAAGAACAACTTtgagcacattttgaatgaTCTTGAAACTACTGATGATCTTCATCCCGACCAAGAACCAGACAGCTCAGAGTCATGccagcagaaaacaaaagatgcaTGTAGCGAAAAGAGTACTGTGGATATGCTGTGCCAAAATGAATCCCCAACCAAGTCAACAAAATTAATCAAAAGCACagtcaatttttgttttgtatgtggAAAACCTCAAACAAAATTTGCACGTCATCTGGAGAcgcatgaaaatgaaaatgctgaAGTCGCCCAGGTGCTTCAGTTACCCAAATCATCAAAGGACAGAAAAGTTAATCTTGAAAGGTTACGAAACCTTGGTAACTTCAAGCACAACTCTGCTGTTAAAACCACAGGATCAGGTTGTCTTAAAGTGAAAAGGATCTCaaaaaagagcagcagcagcgctgAGACATACGAGTACTGCTTATACTGTAAGGGTATGATATCCAGAAAAGAAGTTTCTCGGCATATGAAAAGATGTGCTTTAAGACCAGAGAATAATGCTGAAGAGAAGCTGAAAGATAGAGTCTTTGGTATAGCATCTACTCAATCCACAATGTCTCAGCCAATTTCAAGTGAACTCTACTCAGTACTGGGCAAGATGCACAAGGATGATGTGTCTAGTGCAATAAGGAATGATCATTATATTATGCAGTTGGCTCAGTCTCTTTTTAATAAGCATGGAAGTGACAGATCAAAGCATGAGTATATAAGACAGAAAGTAAGGGAACTTGGGAGATTACTTGTGACTTTGCGTCACACAACAAGAATCCATAATATGGAAGAGGCAATAAAACCAGCCAACTTCTTTATTCTTACTAATGCTGTCAAGAGAGTTTCAGGTTTTGATACTGAAACCAGCACATTCAAAGCCCCAAGTTTGGCCCTGAAGCTTGGACATTCTCTCAGAAAAATAAGTGATATTATCATGTGTCGTGCTCTCATGGAAGAGGATCAAGAGGCGATCGATTCAATCAGGAGGTTTCACACACTTCATGAAACAAAGTGGTCTGAATTAGTTTCCCATTCAGCCTTATCAAACCTGAGTGAGGCAAAATACAACAAGGTCGACAGCCTTCCACTGACCAGAGATGTTCAGAAGCTGCAGTTATATCTTGGTCAGCAAGTGGAATCGGCTAGGGAGAAACTAGGTGATAACCCAACAGTAGGAACTTATGCAGCACTAGCAAAGGTGATCCTTTGTCAAGTGATTTTGTTCAATAGGAGGAGGGAAGGTGAAGTAGCACGTATGACTGTCAAAAATTTTGAAGATCGTGACATGTCCAAACTAAACGATGACATCAGCTCTGGGCTTACAGAAGTTGAGAAAAGGCTTTGCCAACAGTTTGCCAGAGTGGaactgaaggggaaaaaaggacgaAAGGTGGCTGTGATCCTGACTTCTGATATGACCGATAACCTGTCACTCCTCGTTAGTAAGAGGAAAGAGTGCGGGGTATCTGAAAACAATATGTACCTTTTCGCCATTCCTTGTAGTGATGGTCACTACAGAGGGCAGTTTGGTCAGTTTGCAGATGCTTGCGGAGCTGAACATCCTCAGAACCTCAGATCAACTAACCTTCGCAAACAGATTGCCACGATAAGCCAAGTCATGAACTTGAAAGATAATGAACTAGACCAGCTGGCCGATTTCCTCGGCCATGACATTAGGGTCCATAGAGAATACTATCGACTGCCCCAATCAACAATTCAGCTGGCTAAGATCTCCAAGTTGCTCATGGCCATGGAGAAGGGAAGTGTGAAGGATATTCAAGGAAAAACTCTGGATGAAATTGGTG aTGACATAGATGGGATGGCTACTGGATCACAGCAACTCCCTGATGCTTCCACATTGCGAG